Proteins from one Impatiens glandulifera chromosome 2, dImpGla2.1, whole genome shotgun sequence genomic window:
- the LOC124924656 gene encoding zinc finger protein ZAT5-like, which produces MDDDILSTDPNNKEQTILKRKRTKRQRPHSPISFTIPVDEEQEPEQDGHDQYQEELDMANCLILLATGCHNLKDDGNKFTSKILLESPGAGKAGIYVYQCKTCYRTFPSFQALGGHRTSHKKTKINGAFIDLSDPDENEPTKFNNNKSFYSNVYKTSLVNKVHECSICGAEFTSGQALGGHMRRHRVILSTRPINISQSPIMPDPSPIGSASGSGPEPILSLSLDLDLNLPAVSETSEIVRRETALVLSTGPAMVGCHY; this is translated from the coding sequence ATGGATGACGACATTTTATCAACGGAtccaaacaacaaggaacaaacCATCCTAAAACGCAAGAGAACAAAGCGACAACGCCCCCATTCTCCAATCTCGTTCACAATCCCTGTCGATGAAGAACAAGAACCGGAACAAGACGGTCATGATCAATATCAAGAAGAACTCGACATGGCTAATTGCTTAATCCTACTCGCGACCGGATGTCACAATCTCAAGGATGATGGAAATAAATTCACTAGCAAGATATTGTTGGAATCTCCCGGGGCGGGTAAAGCAGGGATTTATGTTTATCAATGTAAGACGTGTTATAGAACTTTCCCGTCTTTTCAAGCTCTAGGTGGTCATCGAACTAGCCATAAGAAGACCAAGATAAACGGAGCTTTCATCGATTTATCCGACCCGGATGAAAACGAAccaacaaaatttaataataataagagttttTATTCTAATGTTTATAAGACTTCTTTGGTTAATAAGGTTCATGAATGTTCAATTTGTGGAGCTGAATTTACTTCTGGTCAAGCTCTTGGTGGTCATATGAGGAGGCATAGAGTTATTTTATCTACAAGGCCTATTAACATTTCTCAAAGCCCAATAATGCCTGACCCAAGCCCAATTGGGTCTGCTTCTGGATCTGGGCCTGAGCCCATATTGTCGTTGTCGTTGGATTTGGATCTAAACTTACCGGCTGTATCGGAAACTAGCGAAATTGTTCGTCGGGAAACCGCCCTTGTGTTATCGACCGGACCTGCTATGGTTGGTTGCCACTATTGA